In Candidatus Paceibacterota bacterium, the sequence GCAAGATCGCTACGGCCGCGGGTGAATCAAAATGGATTACGGGCGAGAAGGCGCGGACTTACGGGATGAAATTGCGGTGCGGGGCGGATGCAATTCTGGTTGGGGTGAACACCATTCTGGCAGATGATCCCAGCCTGACCGTAAGAATGGCCAGACCCGGCGTTCGGACGGCGGGCGCCGTTCGGGGGCTTCGTCGCATTGTGCTGGATTCGATGGCGCGGACGCCTGCCAAGGCCCGGATCGCGAGTGATAATCTGGCGGCCTTGACGACGATCGTGGTAGGCAAATCGGCCCCTCGGAAGCGGGTCGCGGCGCTCGCGGAGCGGGTGAACGTGCTGTGTGCGCCAACGGCGGAGCAAGGGATTGACTTGCGGTGGTTGTTGCGGCGGTTGGGCGCGGAGAATGTCACCAACTTGTTGGTCGAGGGAGGTGGAGAAGTGAACGCGTCGTTCCTGTTGCAAGGACTGGCGCAGCGGGTCGCATTCTTCTATGCGCCAATGATACTGGGGGGTCGTGATTCGCGTCGGGCAGTGGCTGGCGAAGGCGCCCGGACGCTGGGGGAGAGCTTGAGTTTGAGCGATTTGAAGTGGCGGGAGCTTGGCTCGGACTGGCTCCTGAGCGCTCGAGTTGTCTCCCGCTGATTAGGATTTCCGATTACGGGTTTCGGAACTAGTATTCGGACATGTTTACTGGAATTGTGGAAGAAACAGGCTCGGTCGAGCG encodes:
- the ribD gene encoding bifunctional diaminohydroxyphosphoribosylaminopyrimidine deaminase/5-amino-6-(5-phosphoribosylamino)uracil reductase RibD; translated protein: MSERASGSGRDAGFMRVALRLARHGFGTTSPNPMVGALLVNGGEIIGRGWHRRAGDPHAEVEALRDARERGNSSRGATLYVTLEPCCTHGRTPPCTDVIRLVGIRRVVAGATDPNPRHAGRAFRMLRRAGIAVTHGVLAEECARLNEPFNHWVVRRTPFVTVKAAMTLDGKIATAAGESKWITGEKARTYGMKLRCGADAILVGVNTILADDPSLTVRMARPGVRTAGAVRGLRRIVLDSMARTPAKARIASDNLAALTTIVVGKSAPRKRVAALAERVNVLCAPTAEQGIDLRWLLRRLGAENVTNLLVEGGGEVNASFLLQGLAQRVAFFYAPMILGGRDSRRAVAGEGARTLGESLSLSDLKWRELGSDWLLSARVVSR